Proteins co-encoded in one Dendropsophus ebraccatus isolate aDenEbr1 chromosome 9, aDenEbr1.pat, whole genome shotgun sequence genomic window:
- the LYPD6B gene encoding ly6/PLAUR domain-containing protein 6B isoform X1 — translation MVTAHLLILCTIIFFIVSKDGASAKNVNFHNVRPPLDPTPFPNSFKCFTCEKATDNYNCNRWAEDKWCPSNTHYCKTVHHFTGHGKSKSVTKKCATREECHHLGCHHHRDSGHTECVSCCDGMICNVDLPTNHTNAVLRLMRSHQRSGAYRATVFLPAVVTAILILVIL, via the exons ATGGTGACCGCACACCTCCTCATTCTTTgcaccatcatcttcttcatCGTGTCTAAAGATGGCGCTAGTGCCAAAAATGTGAATTTCCATAATGTGAGGCCTCCCTTAGACC CTACCCCGTTCCCCAACAGCTTCAAGTGCTTTACATGTGAGAAAGCGACCGACAACTATAACTGCAACCGCTGGGCCGAGGACAAGTGGTGTCCATCCA ATACTCACTACTGTAAAACCGTCCACCACTTCACCGGCCACGGGAAAAGTAAATCTGTCACTAAGAAATGTGCAACGAGAGAAGAATGTCACCACCTGGGGTGTCACCATCATCGGGACTCGGGTCATACG GAGTGCGTTTCTTGTTGTGACGGGATGATCTGCAACGTGGACCTTCCCACAAACCACACCAACGCCGTACTGCGCCTGATGAGATCACATCAAAGGTCCGGTGCCTACAGGGCAACAGTGTTCTTACCGGCAGTTGTCACCGCCATACTTATTCTTGTCATCCTCTAG
- the LYPD6B gene encoding ly6/PLAUR domain-containing protein 6B isoform X2 — MVTAHLLILCTIIFFIVSKDGASAKNVNFHNVRPPLDHTHYCKTVHHFTGHGKSKSVTKKCATREECHHLGCHHHRDSGHTECVSCCDGMICNVDLPTNHTNAVLRLMRSHQRSGAYRATVFLPAVVTAILILVIL, encoded by the exons ATGGTGACCGCACACCTCCTCATTCTTTgcaccatcatcttcttcatCGTGTCTAAAGATGGCGCTAGTGCCAAAAATGTGAATTTCCATAATGTGAGGCCTCCCTTAGACC ATACTCACTACTGTAAAACCGTCCACCACTTCACCGGCCACGGGAAAAGTAAATCTGTCACTAAGAAATGTGCAACGAGAGAAGAATGTCACCACCTGGGGTGTCACCATCATCGGGACTCGGGTCATACG GAGTGCGTTTCTTGTTGTGACGGGATGATCTGCAACGTGGACCTTCCCACAAACCACACCAACGCCGTACTGCGCCTGATGAGATCACATCAAAGGTCCGGTGCCTACAGGGCAACAGTGTTCTTACCGGCAGTTGTCACCGCCATACTTATTCTTGTCATCCTCTAG